The Anopheles gambiae chromosome 2, idAnoGambNW_F1_1, whole genome shotgun sequence genomic sequence AAGACGTGAAGGTGCTTTAGTACATCCATCATTGGCAACAACTTTAATGACGTTCTAAACCGTGCAGAGGATTCGATTACATGCGCTGTTTGGAAATAGACGCTGCTCCTTGAAGCAGTCGTGTCATTTCGAATTCCAAACAGGGAAAATAGAAACGTTCCACCGCACCAGATGCGGCTGCAATTTCTGCGAGAAACTATCTCCATTCCGAAGCGTACCTGCCAAATGCAAGTGTGCGTAACATACAGTTCGTTTGGAAAGTGCCTGACTGATGTGTCACTTGCAGAGCAGAGCACCCGGGCATCGTCGTGTGATGTGATCATAAAAGTAAATCTTTGGCCACGATAATTTATGATATGCTTTGCTTTGGCCGCTCGGTGACAACTGGTTCGCTAGAGAATCTTTGTCCATTTACTGGAACAAGCCGTACGCGAGCACAGGCACTACCGCAACGGGACAAACTTATACACTTTCAGCCAGCGCCAGGGGAAGGAAGGGCGCAGTTCAACTGTGGAACAAGATTCACTTTACTACTACAtcataaattcaaattttatttccAACACCAGCCCGACCGCAGCGAAGCATCCGACTATGATCTAAGTATCTCCCGGGCCACAATGCACCCGATTGCGAAAAGATGTCGGAGATGTACTTTGCTCAAAGAGCATTCAAGGTCCCCGTGCTTGGTCCCGGAAAGGGGTGCTTGGTCCCGATAGGGCGAGACGGGAGTGCTTCTACCAGCCGGCCGGACGGTACACCATTCGCATTCACTTCATTCCACTCTGCTCGATCGTAAATAATTTGACATTTTGCGTTAGAAGCGCAATAAAACCAAGCACCACTGCAACGGTCTGGGCGTTCATCGTCTTGCGGCCGGAGATCGTTTGACAGAGCGCTGCGCACAAATGCGACCCAaagccaccatcaccaccgtcaCGTGTTCGGGGCTTGAAAGCACGCACACAGCCTCGAAACCGGGGgaggagggtgggggggggggcaaacgTACGAAACCGTGGCCCTACCAGCCGTCGCTACCGAGCGATTGCATTCCCTATGATTGATCTGATTTTCGTGTTGCCTTCACGGCGATCACAAAACCCGGTCACTGCCCAACCGGTCTGCCAGGTCGGGGCGTTGGTTCGGGTCGGGTCCGGGCGGCGGTAATTGCGTAATATCGGAAACCAACGCCGAGGTCTGGTGCCACTTGCAAACCGGTTCTGAAGTGACTCCACCGACACCGGAGGCTCGGAGGCTGTGCACGCTGAATGAACTTTCAAATTCGGTCAGCTGGTCCGCTTTTTGTGTCGCCTTCACAACGGCAGCGTGTTTTCTGCTCGTTCATCTCTTTTGCGCCTGAATGTAGTCTATTAAGCATTGCCAGTGGGAACGGCGGCAAAGAAGCACAGGCCTTTGTGCGTCGTGGTACATTATCTCATCGCCccgttttctctctttctctcccctcGCACAACCATCCACAACAGATAACCGACGTCGACAAGATGCTAAAGTTCGTCGCCATTGCCACCGTGGGGCTGCTGttctgtgccgtccagtgcgTCAAAGTGGACTACTACGGTTCGCTGTACAATCCAAAGGACGAGCTGCACGCGCCATACCACGAGAAGGAGGACAAGCAGGACTTTAGCAAAATTCCCGGCGTGCCCGGTGTCGACTATCCGATCTACCACGAGGTGCCGCACACCAGCTTCCACTGTGGCAACGTGCCCGCCATCCCCGGCATGTACGCGAACGTCGAAACCGGCTGCCAGGCCTACCACACCTGCCACGATGGGCGCGAGGGACACCAGGGCGCGTCCTTCCTCTGCACCAACGGTACGCTGTTCAATCAGAAGGAATTCGCCTGCGACTGGTGGTACAATGTCAAGTGCGAGGAAGCGCCCAGCTACTACCATCTGAATGCCGACCCCGAGCACAACCCCTTCACGCCCAAGCACAAGCCGGAGGAAGAGCACCAGCACCATAAGAAATTCCTCATCCACGTCTAGACTGGTGATGCTTGTTTCCCCttctgccgttgttgttgagATTCACATTCTCTCACTCTATTCATCTAGCCGTTACGGCCGTCTTGTTActgttgtaaatattttttcgGAAATATATATGAACTGTTTTTAACCTTTTTCATCACAATCATCCATAGCGTGTGAGTCGTTAGTTTAAAGACTGTTTATGGCCCTTTTGAATAGCACATGCTAtagctctgcagcgtaaaacaATCGCCACCAACGCAACCACACCACATCTctattcaatttgtttaaagCGCTTCGTGTTGTTGCCACCGACCACCGTCTGTGCCAATCCGGAAGCCTCCGGAACTTCAATCGAAATCATGCCGCCGACAACGTAGCGAAGCAATTCCGCGCGCACAAGCCCAAaactaacacacaaaaacgcttcatatgaatgaaatatttatacaACCCAAACAGCAACTAGTCCCAGCTGGCTCAACTAACCTAACGCTAAACCACCGTTCGCCATTACTGTTTCGCTAGCACTGTAACGAAGGCAAAGCGGCGGGCGACCTGGGCTGCAAATGAAAGCGCACGTGGGCCCGAAACCCACACCGACCCAGTCCG encodes the following:
- the LOC1281965 gene encoding uncharacterized protein LOC1281965 — protein: MLKFVAIATVGLLFCAVQCVKVDYYGSLYNPKDELHAPYHEKEDKQDFSKIPGVPGVDYPIYHEVPHTSFHCGNVPAIPGMYANVETGCQAYHTCHDGREGHQGASFLCTNGTLFNQKEFACDWWYNVKCEEAPSYYHLNADPEHNPFTPKHKPEEEHQHHKKFLIHV